A segment of the Pseudomonas versuta genome:
ACCCTTGCCGCCCGTCACACAGCTGTCATATCCCTCTGTTGTGCTGGCCATCACTACGTTTTGGCAGAACCTTGATGACCTGGCTGAACATTCTCAAACACCATCGCTGGAAACTCGGACTGCTGGTTCTTGCAGCCAATATCGGGCTGTTGCTGAACCTGGCCTTTGGCAGCCCCAAAGCCTTCAGCGAATGGCAGTGGCTGGACATCGCCGGCGAAGGCGGCACCGCCCTGTTCCTCCTGTTCTGGCTGGGGCTGGTACTCAAAAGCCGGCCGGCCGGACGGGTCACCGACTACCTGGCGATCGGCTTGAGCTGCATGTTTTTTTCGTGGTGGATTGACGTGCTGGACGAGTTTATCCGCTTGCCCAAACACATTGGCTGGGATCACTGGCTGGAGTCCGGGCCGATGCCCGTCGGCATGATTGTGCTGACCATCGGCCTCTACCACTGGCACCGCGAACAACAGGCCATCAATCAGCAAATGGAAAAACGCGAGCGGGTGTTCCGCGAGCATCGCCTGTTCGACAAACTCACTCCGCTGGGGGGCGCCGACTACCTCAAGCGCCAGATCAGTGACTGCTTGAGCCAGAGCCTGGAGCAGCAACAACCGCTGTCACTGCTGGCCCTGGATATTGACGACTTCACCTCGATCAACCAGCAGTACGGCCATCCGGAAGGCGACGCCGTACTGCAGGCCCTCAGTCAGTTGCTGCTGCTTAACCTGCGGCGTCACGACCTGCTCTGCCGCCTGGCCGGCGACCGCTTTGTCGTGCTGCTGCCCAATACCGGCCAGAGCCAGGCCAGTTTGCTGGCGCTAGAGCTGCAACAAGCGGTGCAGAGCCTGGCCCACAAAACCCGACAACATGGCGAGCGGGTGTATTTGTCGGCCAGCACCGGCGTGGTAATGGCGATCGACGAAGCACCCGATCAATTGCTCAAACGCCTGAACCTGGCCCTGGCCCGCGCCAAACCGCCACGCAGTAAACGGGCATGAACGCCAGTCACTGGTACGAAGCCGACAGCCGCTTCATCGCCGGGCATTACCAGCCCGCCACCCTGATTGACCTGGCCTTGTCGCGGGACATCGACAGCCATCGCCTGCTGCGCGGCACCGGGTTGTTTTACGACGACATCGTGACCGGCCAGACCCGTCTCAGCCCGCAACAATGCTTTGCCCTGATCGCTAACGCCCGGCGTTTACTTGAAGCCGACGACAGCAGTTTTCTGTTTGGCCAACGGCTGTTGCCGGGGCATTACGGCCCGGCCAGCCACGCCCTGCAACAGGCACAAAACCTGGATCAGGCATTGCACACCCTGATCCGCCATCGGGCATTGCTCAGCCCCTTGCTGACCCCGCGCCTGCTGCTGGACGACAACTACGCCTATGTCTATTGGCTCGACAGCTGCGGTGCCGGTGAGCAATTGCGCTTTGTGATGGAGGCCAGCATGACGGCGCTGAAGGCCATGAGTCAGTGGCTAAGTGGTGAACGCCTGCCGTGGGAGTGCAGCTTCAGCTACCCCGAGCCGCGGTACGTGGAACAGTACTGGGTGCATCTGGGCGAAAACACCCGGTTTGACAGCCAACTGGAC
Coding sequences within it:
- a CDS encoding GGDEF domain-containing protein, with amino-acid sequence MTWLNILKHHRWKLGLLVLAANIGLLLNLAFGSPKAFSEWQWLDIAGEGGTALFLLFWLGLVLKSRPAGRVTDYLAIGLSCMFFSWWIDVLDEFIRLPKHIGWDHWLESGPMPVGMIVLTIGLYHWHREQQAINQQMEKRERVFREHRLFDKLTPLGGADYLKRQISDCLSQSLEQQQPLSLLALDIDDFTSINQQYGHPEGDAVLQALSQLLLLNLRRHDLLCRLAGDRFVVLLPNTGQSQASLLALELQQAVQSLAHKTRQHGERVYLSASTGVVMAIDEAPDQLLKRLNLALARAKPPRSKRA
- a CDS encoding AraC family transcriptional regulator, whose amino-acid sequence is MNASHWYEADSRFIAGHYQPATLIDLALSRDIDSHRLLRGTGLFYDDIVTGQTRLSPQQCFALIANARRLLEADDSSFLFGQRLLPGHYGPASHALQQAQNLDQALHTLIRHRALLSPLLTPRLLLDDNYAYVYWLDSCGAGEQLRFVMEASMTALKAMSQWLSGERLPWECSFSYPEPRYVEQYWVHLGENTRFDSQLDMMRLPREYLTRAWPNASAIAQQVAYQQAQAQLHSLGFSASLLDRLYLYLRAHAQQAPGLEQTAQHFCMSQATLKRKLNKHGTHFQAQQDQARKHMALYLYQIKGLSNEAVAEYLNISDPANFRRALKRWTGYTPNLIRQFLTL